The following are encoded together in the Lathyrus oleraceus cultivar Zhongwan6 chromosome 3, CAAS_Psat_ZW6_1.0, whole genome shotgun sequence genome:
- the LOC127130706 gene encoding ubiquitin carboxyl-terminal hydrolase 9, which yields MTMDHDILLEVSVDTDRSSHSGVHSIGNELALGSSVSSSLTTMDDNYDIYRGERGGLAGLQNLGNTCFMNSVLQCLVHTPPLVEFFLQDYNDEINRDNPLGMSGELALAFGDLLRKLWSSGRTAIAPRAFKGKLARFAPQFSGYNQHDSQELLAFLLDGLHEDLNRVKQKPYIEMKDSDNRPDEEVAYECWKNHMARNDSLIVDECQGQYKSTLVCPECGKISITFDPFMYLSLPLPSTVTRAMTVTVFYCDGSGLPMPYTVNVLKHGCCRDLCQALGTACCLKSDEMLLLAEVYENKIYRYLENPLESLTSIKDEEHIVAYRLKNGARKTKLEILHRCPDNVKGGDRKIFGTPLVTYLVEDPQYGANIEAYVHRMLAPLGKAHSSTRSHEGKENGFISGGSDERFYASPKITLESIWEFFPWQ from the exons ATGACAATGGACCATGAT ATTCTTCTAGAAGTTTCAGTCGATACAGATCGTTCTTCTCATTCTGGTGTGCATTCAATAGGAAATGAATTAGCATTG GGAAGTTCCGTAAGTTCATCATTGACTACCATGGATGATAACTATGACATATATAGAGGTGAAAGAGGTGGTTTAGCAGGTCTGCAGAACTTGGGGAATACCTGCTTTATGAATAGCGTTCTTCAATGTTTAGTCCACACTCCACCACTTGTTGAATTTTTCTTACAAGATTACAACGATGAGATCAACAGGGACAATCCTTTAGGAATGAGT GGTGAGTTAGCACTTGCATTTGGTGACTTGTTGAGGAAACTCTGGTCCTCTGGGCGAACTGCAATTGCACCACGCGCGTTCAAGGGAAAGCTGGCCCGATTTGCTCCACAATTCAGTGGTTATAACCAACATGATTCTCAA GAATTGCTTGCCTTTTTATTGGATGGACTGCATGAAGATTTGAATCGTGTGAAACAAAAGCCTTACATTGAAATGAAGGACTCAGATAATAGGCCAGATGAGGAAGTTGCGTACGAGTGTTGGAAAAATCATATGGCTCGGAATGATTCATTGATTGTTGATGAATGCCAG GGTCAATACAAATCAACATTGGTTTGTCCTGAATGTGGCAAAATTTCAATTACTTTTGATCCATTTATGTATTTATCATTACCACTTCCTTCAACTGTCACCCGGGCAATGACAGTTACTGTCTTTTATTGTGATGGGAGTGGTCTTCCCATGCCGTACACAGTGAATGTTCTGAAGCATGGTTGCTGCAGAGATCTTTGCCAAGCATTGGGCACTGCATGCTGTTTGAAGAGTGATGAAATGCTTTTGCTTGCAGAG GTTTATGAGAATAAGATTTATCGATATCTAGAGAATCCGTTAGAGTCATTGACTTCTATCAAGGATGAAGAACATATTGTGGCCTATCGACTCAAGAATGGAGCCAGGAAAACAAAACTAGAAATATTGCATCGATGTCCGGATAA TGTGAAGGGTGGAGACAGGAAGATCTTTGGAACTCCCTTGGTTACTTATTTGGTAGAAGATCCTCAATATGGAGCAAACATTGAGGCATATGTACATAGAATGTTGGCACCTTTAGGAAAAGCACATTCTTCAACTAGGTCTCATGAAGGGAAGGAAAATGGTTTCATCTCAGGTGGTAGTGATgagcgctttt ATGCATCCCCCAAAATAACCCTTGAAAGCATTTGGGAGTTTTTCCCTTGGCAGTAA
- the LOC127130708 gene encoding uncharacterized protein LOC127130708, with product MAVVQDGNGNIFPIAFALVESETKEAWSFFLKNLRIHVTPQANLCLMLDRHESIKSAYNNSENGWQYPPSSHVYCISHIAQNFMREIKDKDLRKLVVNMGYALTKAKFNYYRGEIRRTNNDALSWIDNIPREKWARAFDEGQRCGHMITNLAEAMNSVLKETRNRPITALVKSTYYRLGSLFGRRGHQWTKMLASGQVSIDNCNKGMAEEVIKANTHNVMQLDRERFYFMIQEKINHNDGRPTGTFNVDLRKQHCDCGKFQAFHLPCSHVIAACSSIR from the coding sequence ATGGCTGTTGTGCAAGATGGGAACGGGAACATATTTCCGATAGCGTTCGCATTGGTTGAAAGTGAGACAAAGGAAGcttggagtttctttcttaagaaTTTAAGAATACACGTTACTCCCCAAGCAAATCTGTGTCTAATGTTAGACAGACATGAATCGATAAAGAGTGCATATAACAATTCGGAAAATGGATGGCAGTATCCTCCATCATCACACGTCTATTGCATTAGTCACATCGCGCAAAATTTCATGCGCGAGATTAAAGACAAGGATCTACGCAAACTAGTTGTTAACATGGGTTATGCGTTAACAAAGGCGAAATTTAACTACTATCGGGGGGAAATCCGAAGAACAAACAACGACGCTTTATCATGGATAGACAACATCCCTCGGGAGAAGTGGGCAAGGGCATTTGACGAAGGGCAACGTTGCGGTCACATGATAACTAACCTAGCAGAAGCAATGAACTCGGTGCTAAAAGAAACCCGAAACCGTCCAATCACTGCATTGGTCAAATCTACGTATTATCGATTAGGATCACTATTTGGTAGAAGAGGCCATCAATGGACAAAAATGTTAGCCTCTGGGCAGGTTTCCATTGATAACTGCAACAAGGGGATGGCTGAGGAAGTCATCAAAGCTAACACACATAACGTCATGCAGCTCGATCGCGAGAGATTTTATTTCATGATCCAAGAGAAGATTAATCATAACGACGGTCGACCAACCGGAACATTCAACGTTGATCTGAGGAAACAACACTGTGATTGTGGGAAATTTCAGGCATTTCACTTACCTTGCTCCCATGTAATCGCAGCATGTTCGAGCATACGCTAG
- the LOC127130709 gene encoding uncharacterized protein LOC127130709: protein MSQAIDEEPTQNNEHFIPNEEVGENSEDDLEEVRFEDLFGVSDDDGNEGIFDIPTVALRAQPISLYNPHVHMQNISLDDAEPISVFGSFIPTHNADEIEEDIEYENKEECVLALQQWHIKRSLNFSVVRSDNVRFVIKCRNSTCNFKCRVSLREGNSRWRVGKFGGPHTCTTTSMSQDHTKLSSEMISKSIMELVNRDASIKVKVIIAHVAEKYRYNISYKKAWIAKCKTIESLYGNWETSYSDLPQWILVMKTYLPGTIIELQSLPVISNDGSHLGDQRIFHRLFWAFRPCIRGFAYCKPIVQVDGT from the coding sequence ATGAGTCAAGCCATTGACGAAGAACCGACTCAAAATAATGAACATTTCATACCAAATGAAGAGGTAGGCGAGAATAGTGAGGATGATCTTGAGGAGGTTCGATTTGAAGATCTATTTGGTGTTAGTGATGACGATGGCAATGAAGGCATCTTCGACATACCGACCGTTGCACTAAGAGCGCAACCAATTAGTTTGTACAACCCACATGTGCACATGCAAAACATAAGTTTGGATGATGCTGAACCAATCTCCGTTTTCGGAAGTTTCATACCAACTCACAATGCTGACGAAATAGAGGAGGACATCGAGTATGAAAATAAGGAAGAGTGTGTTCTGGCGTTGCAACAATGGCATATAAAACGTAGTCTAAATTTTTCTGTGGTTAGATCTGACAATGTACGTTTTGTCATCAAATGTAGAAATTCAACATGCAATTTCAAATGCAGGGTCTCTTTGCGTGAGGGCAACTCAAGGTGGAGAGTTGGTAAGTTTGGTGGGCCTCATACGTGCACAACCACTTCCATGTCACAAGACCATACAAAACTCAGTTCGGAAATGATTAGTAAGAGCATAATGGAGCTTGTAAATCGGGACGCTTCCATTAAGGTGAAGGTTATCATCGCTCATGTTGCTGAGAAATACAGGTATAACATATCCTACAAAAAGGCATGGATTGCAAAGTGTAAGACAATTGAGTCGTTGTATGGAAATTGGGAGACATCTTACAGCGATCTGCCGCAGTGGATACTAGTAATGAAAACATATCTACCAGGTACCATTATAGAATTGCAATCCTTACCTGTGATTTCAAATGATGGTTCACACTTGGGTGACCAAAGGATATTTCATCGTCTGTTTTGGGCGTTTCGACCATGTATACGTGGTTTCGCATATTGTAAACCTATTGTGCAGGTTGATGGAACATGA